The Vigna unguiculata cultivar IT97K-499-35 chromosome 1, ASM411807v1, whole genome shotgun sequence nucleotide sequence TCCTTATACAGTGCCAACAATTGGACTGTCCATGGGATTTCACCCTTGAGTCCACTTATGAAGATATGTGTAACACCAATCGGCTACGAGTCGATTTCCCTTTCCAATTTGAGTAGTTGGATTGTCCCCAATATTCCACCCTAGTGTCCTCTTATGCAAGATAGGTAAGACATTGTCCAACAAGCCTAACAAAACGACGTCAGAATAAATCAAGCAACTTCgtaggtttaaaaagtaattggaCCCTGATTAGGCCAACCCTAATTGTGGGTCCAcgtagaaaattataaatacaagtCAAAGCATGGTTGTTGTTAGGATTGTTTCTAACATTTATGACgacatttattgtttttgtcCGATCGAATCCTAACTGACATAAGCATCATAGTGCCTTTAGCAGAAGGATCGATCGGAACGGACGACTGGAGCGAATGATTAAAGACTCGACAAATTGTTTTAGTAAACGTTCCAacccctacacccgaaacatgaaTAAATGtattatgggttaaatatacttttgatccttcaacttttagtaaaaattgaaattagtctctcttggaaacttaaaaccaatttagtttctaaacttTGTCGATGCGTGAATTttgtctttttaaccaaattttatttaatttatttgacgtttcaaatacttttcattataatattttagtttgtttccTGTTTGACATATATTCGCTTTAATATTAGTTGTAAAATGTGTTCGAAACGTccaataaacttttaaaaaaattggtttaaatgactaaatccacgtattcaTAAAGATAATAGACTAAATTTATTCAAGATTTTCAATAAGGACTagtttcaattttcactaaaaattgaaagataaaaacatatttaatccatatattatttataggacatatattatttataggGCAAGATGATATTACTTACATAGATTATGATATTTCGATCTTTGTAAGATAACATGCATTATACACCTAATCATCATATTAAATGCAAATAAAGTATAATGACAACTTAGACAATTAGCTTGAGCTCATTCAAAGTcgttaaaatatcataaatatgtatgttatttatttattacacatcttttttaatctaatttatgTCTTTactaaaaaagtattaatattataatttaaagaaataccAATCTATTATTATGGTGATCTAGATCCTACATATTAATATGTacgtataaatattattttgtttaagatTTGTAATGTTGTAAATTGAAGATATAAATGAAGAGATATTTCAAGTATTAATGTGTACGTTAATTGTAGGATTAAtacaattaaactaaataatcattttaaaaattttagtattagAGTCAATTTCGGTGAAGATACTGATATCTCCGTGACTTTGTCGGTGACATGTTAAAatgaacaaataattatatGCTATAAAACGAGTAAACTGAGTGTTCAACTCAGTTTTCTAGCTCTAACAAATAAGCTGTAACGAATTTAAAGTATATCatttactaatttataattgtttcttgaacaatttttttatgtaacaaaAACTAATCacttatgataaataaataaaaaataaacagtgCCGCAACATAAATTCTTTAATAATGATCTAATACAGGATACGTGCCTTCGCATGAGTCTACTAtatagtataaaaattaatgaatatgttttgaaagtaaataaaaaaaaacattaatgtaaatatttgaaagaaaCATGAGAAGGAAGAACAGGGACATATATAATGttcaaattaaagattaaatatattaaaatcccaaataaaacaaaaataatatgacACAAATTATAGAAACTATGTTAACTGTTTGTTGATTTTgaacaatatttataatataagtaACTTGATAATGAAGTGAAGTGTGAAATGAATTTAGGGAAACTATAGAATTAATTGTTTATCAgcagaatattatttttaggcTACTTGCTTTAtcaaaaacttaattttataaatatatattaatctcTTTTCGGTaattactaatattaaaaattaacagttataaattaagaattatttaacaatgtaaaatatataatatttggatTAAAATTGGAAAGGAGCCTGAATTATGAATATGATTGCTCATTCCATTAACATTATTTTGTGTCAGCCTGGCATATTGGGGACATGACACCTTCATTTTTGTCGAAACtcgtacataaaattttaatatttttttcctttttatcaattttgtcaCTAAAAAGTGCTTACATAATCTTACCTGATCTTGTCacgtaatatttttttattatttgtaatatgaAATCACCACGTGGCAGCATCTGAGTAGTTTAATGgcaaaagaaatacaaataaaaaccgaaaaaattatagaaaagtgaaaattaatattttttcaacttAAAAACATGAAATCGAACCCTGAAATTAAAGGTAgataaataatagttttaaatacACTCTTCacttgaaaatatattaaactttgttttcaattttttaatttcttacttTTATTTGTGTAATACTTAAAGCTTTTTGTTTCccgttataaaaaaatttctcaaataaatattttttacataaattcaTCACTTGATAAACTCGTGAAAGCGtgtttgtaataaaaaaactagTGTAAATTTTTTGACTGCTAAAAGATTCACAAaaggaataatttaaaaaaatgaagaaaaatcaggagaaaaattgatttaaccATAAAATTAAGGATCACTGCACAAAAGATGGAaagttttgtttgaattttgaaGTTTCCATTTTAGTTTCAGCATTTATTATATCTGTCAGTCTTTCATTGGCTCAATGTGTCGGTGCACAGTGTCTGGACAGTACACAGTTTAGCAAGTTGCaagattctttttttctaaagtatttatatttaaataaatattatgtttatatgaacATACACTTTTAcacaatttttcttataattcaaatttttctctatgaaaatatgaaaattcctTGAAACATGAATCAAGCTATTTATATTGAatatattagtttaaatttattttcctaaCGTTCTTGcaactttttctctcttttatgtTGCCGTaagtattattttagttttttttttttcttgataccTTTTCTTCGCTCTAAGGAAGTGTGCACTATTCCTCCACTAACTTAAATCtattatatcaattttcaagaatttattaagattttaatgCTTACAACCACTCCATAGCTAACACACttacattgaaaataaaaaatataataatttttaatttcaagcCCAACTAATAGATTCAATTTAATAAGATTAtatgaaatgaaatttcatCCATAAATGTAGACAAAAAGGGAAATGTATGATGAgggttaaatttttaattttaaaaattgtagtaGGGTTTCCAATTCTAATAAGTGTGGTTGAATTTAAGCACATAAAAGGCCATTAAATTCTTTACGTTTCTAACAAACCTTATCATGTAATTGAGCAAATGGACCTTTCTTATGGTTGATGGAACATATAGTTATATCAATGGTTTTCACTATTCTTTAATAATGTGATGTTTTTATTTCTACCTGAAATTTATTATGGTTATAAATTCTCATATGTTTACTTTATTAATTGACTAAATATAAAGGTAATAATGACGGGTGTGGATTTTGAATTAGccttttaattaagttaagaaaatagtgaatataatatataaacaaatgttttgtcagaatatatttatttgtctttttgtaaagttaagaaatataattttttattcctattttattcttcattttctatatccttctattttcttctacATTTTTCCTTTACGACGGTCTCTTCCAACTTCATTACTCACTTTTGTTAAAGTAGAAGATTTTAAGTCTTTGGAACCATCGAAACAGAATCCTAACAtcaaattatgataattttagtTGAGTAAGTTCAGTTATTTCTTATAGTCCATATGCAAAACTTATAAAAgcgaaaaaaaaaggtttaaattaAAATCCAAATGTAAATCTTTGgattattataattaagattttatttctTGAAAGTGATTTGTTTAGGGATAAATTTCGGAGACTACAAAGAAATTGAGGCGAGAGAAGTTAATGAATGTTTCATTTATTCCacttattgaaattgaaaattgtgTATATATCACACTATTCGTATAACCAaggaaaaacatttatttaacaccatcatgtttattttattttctttttatatgtatatttcaTCTTCTTATTCGtctatatatttatctattatttttttattgaatatatttaaattcaatttaaatattttttaaaataaattgctaaaaaaaaaactttcgtACTATTTCTCTATGATAATTTCCAAACCTAGATTATAAAACAACTTATAGTGGAGAAAGAGAGTTCCGTTCCCACTAATAAACTGTTAGGTGTaatgtctttttcttttaaattataacattgATATTTGACAGATGAAAATATATCTAGAAgcatcttattttaaaaatatttttcaaaattctgCTAAACCTTTATCCTaagaaatagtttaaaaaacTATGCATTAACTCTTCCAAACAGCCATAATAATTGTTTCAAAACGTTTACTTTGTACGTATTGTCTTGTGAAGTTTTTATTCCATTAGCAATTGTTCTACGTACAAAAATCAATaatgtcaataatttttttattgtgcttAAATTAAAGTGATATATTTGTGAGCattttacacatttttgtaTTGAGTACATTGTCATTTATATTACTATTTAATTGAGTAAGATTATGGTTTAggtaatttgaatatatttaaatgtcTTGATTTTGACGAATAagaatgtttttctttaattttcttaaattgttttaataaattattgttaaattcaaatttgttttattgaGTTAGGTCCAAAATTACACCAGACTTAATCAAACTCACTTACACCCTTAGTTAATGCCATAACTAATTATTCGTCAAGTATCAAGAACTTCAATAAATCTTTCCCTAGTAAAGAATGTCGTTAAGAACATATGTTTAATATACcaataagttaaattaattgaaatttataaaatcaagAGGTAACTATTAAATAAGAAGCAGGACtcaaaaatgtgtttttcaGTCATTTTCAATCAATAGCAGGGAAGGCGTTAAAAGGATACATTAGGAAATATGTTGCAAACATTTTTCTTAtgtcatttattaaaaaaacctCTCTGGTCCCTTTTACTCATAAAGTgttttggatttttattttatatttctatttatcttttatttcccaagttgataaaaaaaatattttcgcAGTATATTAATCTACGTATCTagtataaaagaattaaatgagaaactttaaaactattttatgaaaaataaaaaaaactataatttttttaattcctaCGAAAAAAAGGCTCgtgatagataaaaataaatttaacggAAATAATAATGAGAGGATTCTTGAAGTGGTGTTAACAGAAAAGCATGATGTTGGGAAAAGAATATCAGGATTCATAGTTTTGGCTTGTTACGAGGGTAACTATAAAACAGTAGCCATTGGTTTTAGAAGGTATTATAATAATGGAGGAagcagttaaaaaaaaaatgtgcgATGGAAAGAGAAGTGAAACTTGGATGGGTTGACACGTAATGGGAGAAAGATGACGTGTGGTCACAATCACATCACAGATAGCACCTTCACTCGTTCAGCGTTAGCGGCATCATCTTGTGTTATATCTTTCGATCTAAATCTGCACTCCACACACTCCACACTCacttcatcatcatcttcttcttcttcttcttctggtTTCAGATCTACCATTACACACTGCAGAAAGGCACAAGATGAACAAGTAATGAGGTAGCCGTGAATAGAAAAAATGGGTGGGGGCCGGTTCAGCCCGACGCAGAAGGGGAAAAGGGTTCCGAGGAGGGTCTGGTTAAGCTTCCAAAAATCAATGGGAGTCCTCGTGGGTGGGAACCATACCTCCTCCAGGTTTTGCACTCGCtaatcttcttctttctctcatctTTCGGCTTcaaattttttctctctcaattgaaatcaatcaatcaatCTCTCTTCATCCAATCATTTCAATGGACACCAAGGCCTTCTTCAACCTCCACATCCTCAATGCCTCCATCGCCAGGCGCGTCCTTCTACGCTCCATCCTCCTTGCCTGCGCAATCTCCATCGTCTCTCTCTACCGCGCGCAGTCGCTCTTCGATTTCGCTCCCATCGCTACCTACTTGGACTGCGTTTCCGGTTTCCACGGCGTCACTTTCCGCCCCGCGTCCCATTTGCTCCGAACCCGCTTCTGGGTCCCTGCCAATTGCGAGAAAGACGCCAACTTGACCCTCACCGTGGTCACCGAGCTCACCGGGAACCGGTTTCTCTACCCCGGAGCGAAGAGCCTCTGCGTCGGAGAAGGATCTTCGATGGCCGTCGCGGCAATGAAACAGTTAGGCTTCTCCGCCGTCAGCGCCGTCCAAACGCGCAGTTTCGAGCAGAAGGAGGTCCTGTACGAGGATTCTTCCTTCGATTTCGTGTTTTCCAGGGACCTCGACAAGGTATCTGTCCCTGCTCTGTTGGTTCTCGAGATTGAGCGTGTTCTTAAGCCTGGTGGGATTGGCGCCCTTATTGTAGGTAGCTCCGGTTCGCATCCCAATGATTTGATAAGGGCAGCCACCCCTGTTTCCTCTTTGTTAAGATCTTCCAATGTGGTGCATGTTGATTATGTCAATGAGCTTAACCTCGTTGTTTTCAAGAAAAGACATGACAATACTACTTCGTTTTACCAACATAGTTTACCCGCTGATTGTCCCAGTCTCACCTTCACCCAACCCCTCATAGAGTTAATGGAGCCTCTTGTGAGTGAGAAGCAGAAAGCAGCACCTCCTGAGTTTCACAAGAACATTCCCTATTTGCCTAAGTTTGTGGATGTTTCCAGTAGGAAGAGGTTGGTGTATATTGATATTGGTGTGGGGGAGCTGCATAATGCCAATGTCAGTGATTGGTTCCTGCCATCATACCCTATTGATCAGAAAGATTTCAATGTTTACTTTGTTCACTACAACACTTCCATCATGTTGTCCTATGTGAAGCGACCTGGTATTACCTTTGTTTATCACCCTGGCTTGGCTGGTATTGGGAAGGTCACAGCTAAACTTGGAACtgatgataatgatgatgatgacctTGATTCTTTCCTTGGCGAGGAGGAGTTTGATTTCCTTGCCTGGTTCAGAGAAACTGTGCAATATGCTGATTTTGTAGTCCTCAAGATGAATGCAGGGAATGTTGAACTCAAGTTCCTCTCGGATATATTTGAGAATGGAGCTATATGCTTTGTTGATGAGTTGTTTCTCAAGTGTCCCGAGAGGGGAGGTGGTGATAAAAGTGTAACCACCATGGAAAGTTGTATGGATATTTACAAGGGTCTCAGAAGCAATGGTGTCTATGTCCATCAATGGTGGGGAGACTAAGTTGCAGCACTGCATATCTTTGTGTTGTTACAACTTTCTCTATGTTTCATGTGTTTGGACTATAGTccaattgttgtttttgttgtctGTGAAAGTGTGAAGGATGCTATGAACATCCTTGTGCTTTTATGGTTGGGCACTGAATGCTAAATAAACAACCACTGTAGTTCTCGTTTGCTAATAAAACCTGTGATGATTTCGTGTTGCTGTGTGAGTTTtctttttggttgtttttaggTTATAATGGCAAGTTGGAATTGGTTGGCTCCTGACACAATAAATTCCGTAAGGAAGGAATCATTTCTTTAGATGGGATCAAAGCTCATGTTGCCATACcgattaaaataatgtaaaatcaACAACCTCAGATTCACTGTATTTGGAATCATTGCTTTTCCTTTtcgaaaacataaaaaatgttatcGTTTTCAATGTGGTGGTCTGGTTTTAGCACTTCACTCGATCTTCAGTTTACTTTCCAATTACAGACATTGAACCGAAAACACCTTTGAGAGACACTCTAAAAACTCGTCAACTGATTCTAACATTTGAACTCAACCATGGCTAATAATAACCAAACTGATTTATTGACATTTTCCAATTTAAGGTGTCTCCATGAGCAAAGCATATGAAACTAAATGAGGTTCTTAATTAAAAACTGTTACATAGAAAATCGGGTGTTAACAATATTCcaatatcaacaattatttaataatgtaGTTCAGACCTCATTTAATCACTTCTCTCATTTCAAGCTAAttgttccttcttcttttttcttttatttatatataatctatTTGTCAGTTTTTGATCCTATAAAAATCAATACACAATTGGAAAGATATATCCCCACATGAAAGAAAATGCACCTTGAGTGTAAAAAGGTTTAGACCTCATCCACcttatacatttcaattttgaaattattttgtctAGGATCCAACGCTTCTGTTGAAAGGTCAATAATGAAAAGCCCTACATCCAGAAAAATAAAGTATCAGTATTTTATATGACAATAAATGTTTAGAATTATTGATAAAGGGCAAAACAACTatttatcaaacaaaataaaaaatctacaaTGCAGATGGTGGACAATGTACatttgttaacaaaataaagCCTTCAAATTCTACTCTTCCAAATCTGATTTAAACTAACCTATGAATTGTACCTAAGACAAGTTTGTAAAAGAGAAAGCATAAATTAAAGATGTTATTGTTCATACaacttatataatgttttagaCAATAAcagttttttatatattacattatttgTTACATAACAaatctcttttccttttctcaGATTCTTTTACTTAACTAGTAAAAACACAAATGTTgtcattgtatttttaaattaaaaaaaaatagaaataataggAAGAAGTATTAACATAAAAACtacaaaagtaataaaataaataaataaaacccgTGACGGTTTAATTCAATACAACGGTTAAGCTCaattaataatatcataaaaggtaaaattaaaattataaaatgtgtaaaatttataaaaggtaaaattaaaattatgaaatgtgtaaaatcttctttttaagtatagattaaaaaaaattttcttcatatatGTATAGATCACGTAATTAGTTATGTGTTAAAATGaagtttattatatatgttattgtacacataatatttgtagaaaataaaacataaatggaACTTTTTATGATATTGGTTTCATATAACAGTTTTAATCAACAGCATCAATAAGAAGACTATTTTTagtatatacaattttttaccacttctatttttaagttatcacttatttaaatttaattattttttaaattaaaatagttattttatcaTCTTACTCTCTAAATAActgtttattaaaatttaatcatttttttaaaaataaaataatgaccCACAATAGTATTACTTCGGAAAAACATCCACATTATTCATCAACTCATCTCGATAGTCACAAGgggttttcatttttgttaataaatttattgacaaaCGCATTGATagatataattgtaaaaaaatggttaaactagttttaattaattgaatattgATGGCATAATTTATTAAcgttttttataaataatagataaattatTAAGTCAtgtaatttatttgttat carries:
- the LOC114184906 gene encoding uncharacterized protein LOC114184906, with protein sequence MDTKAFFNLHILNASIARRVLLRSILLACAISIVSLYRAQSLFDFAPIATYLDCVSGFHGVTFRPASHLLRTRFWVPANCEKDANLTLTVVTELTGNRFLYPGAKSLCVGEGSSMAVAAMKQLGFSAVSAVQTRSFEQKEVLYEDSSFDFVFSRDLDKVSVPALLVLEIERVLKPGGIGALIVGSSGSHPNDLIRAATPVSSLLRSSNVVHVDYVNELNLVVFKKRHDNTTSFYQHSLPADCPSLTFTQPLIELMEPLVSEKQKAAPPEFHKNIPYLPKFVDVSSRKRLVYIDIGVGELHNANVSDWFLPSYPIDQKDFNVYFVHYNTSIMLSYVKRPGITFVYHPGLAGIGKVTAKLGTDDNDDDDLDSFLGEEEFDFLAWFRETVQYADFVVLKMNAGNVELKFLSDIFENGAICFVDELFLKCPERGGGDKSVTTMESCMDIYKGLRSNGVYVHQWWGD